Proteins from a genomic interval of Bombina bombina isolate aBomBom1 unplaced genomic scaffold, aBomBom1.pri scaffold_1045, whole genome shotgun sequence:
- the LOC128644117 gene encoding serine/threonine-protein kinase MARK2-like, translated as MTDTTTSSVGSYHRWCMLLCCNVCNESSEDAFIEPSEEHPFIGKYHLLKTLGKGGYAEVKLAKHNKTGREVAIKIIKKQQMDSVHIQKLFQEVKIMKRLDHPHIIKLYKVIDTRTTLYLVLEYASGGDLFHYLVEHGRIKEDKARVLFHQLLEATNHCHQKCIVHRDIKPENILFDSEGNIKLSDFGLSDTFTQGKMMNKFPGTATHIPPEFYQHKEYIGPEVDIWALGVVLYQMVTCSLPFYSPKLATLRELILQGHYEVPSYVSIECKTLLSKLLVKDPNLRRLIEPIKKDRWISVGPQVDPETTDGPSTTNIEKDDEIRSNVLTSPSIQDPKRTESNSTENSEKPICRKKRARSISSLGGELDDYVIWSSELPPLKRLKLDNSDEHDSDNDIFVTAKSRPSSPDSEAPCAEEHQEASMSSTPLEDRAENHTAGENGRSRWRRLWQRVMGLFCCCTK; from the coding sequence ATGACAGACACAACGACCAGCAGTGTTGGAAGTTACCACAGATGGTGCATGCTGCTTTGCTGCAATGTCTGCAATGAATCTTCGGAGGATGCCTTCATTGAACCATCGGAAGAGCATCCATTCATAGGAAAATACCATCTCCTTAAAACACTTGGAAAAGGCGGCTATGCTGAGGTGAAATTAGCGAAGCATAACAAGACTGGCAGAGAAGttgctatcaaaataataaagaaacaacAGATGGACTCTGTTCATATTCAAAAGCTTTTCCAGGAAGTTAAAATTATGAAGCGGCTAGATCACCCTCATATAATTAAATTGTATAAGGTGATTGATACCAGGACCACTCTTTATCTTGTTCTGGAATATGCAAGTGGAGGGGATCTTTTCCATTACTTAGTAGAACATGGACGCATTAAAGAGGACAAAGCCCGTGTTCTCTTCCATCAGCTGTTGGAAGCAACAAATCACTGTCATCAAAAATGCATTGTTCACAGAGACATAAAGCCTGAGAACATCCTATTTGACTCTGAAGGGAACATTAAGCTCTCAGATTTTGGATTAAGTGATACATTCACTCAAGGGAAAATGATGAATAAATTCCCTGGTACAGCAACGCACATACCACCAGAATTTTATCAACATAAAGAGTACattgggccagaagtggacatctggGCCCTTGGTGTGGTTCTGTACCAAATGGTCACTTGTTCCCTACCGTTTTATAGCCCAAAACTGGCAACACTGCGAGAGCTTATTCTTCAGGGCCACTATGAAGTTCCATCCTATGTATCTATCGAATGTAAGACCCTTCTGAGCAAACTCCTGGTTAAAGACCCCAACTTGAGACGTTTGATAGAGCCAATCAAGAAGGATCGATGGATAAGCGTAGGACCTCAGGTGGATCCCGAAACAACAGATGGCCCCTCCACAACCAACATTGAAAAAGATGATGAAATAAGATCTAATGTGTTGACAAGTCCATCTATTCAGGATCCCAAAAGAACAGAGAGCAACTCAACAGAGAATAGTGAAAAGCCCATATGCAGAAAAAAGAGAGCTAGATCAATCTCATCTCTGGGCGGAGAACTTGACGACTATGTAATATGGAGTTCTGAGCTGCCCCCTTTGAAAAGATTGAAATTGGATAACAGTGATGAACATGACAGTGACAATGACATTTTTGTCACTGCCAAATCAAGGCCATCATCTCCTGATTCTGAAGCCCCATGTGCTGAAGAACATCAAGAAGCTTCCATGTCTTCAACCCCTCTAGAGGACAGAGCTGAAAACCATACAGCTGGAGAAAATGGAAGGAGCAGATGGCGCCGCTTATGGCAGCGAGTTATGGGACTTTTTTGCTGCTGCACCAAATAG